Proteins found in one Pseudomonas marvdashtae genomic segment:
- a CDS encoding magnesium and cobalt transport protein CorA, whose translation MGRVVAAAVYSAGKKVTNITLDEGSAWAAKPGHFVWIGLEEPSTLELTNLQRQFNLHELAIEDAMEKHSRPKLETFGDALFIVTYSPVRQDGKLQFIETHIFAGKGYIITARNGHSASYAHVRQRCEARPILLEHGEDFVLYAILDFVIENYQPVGEAIHAEIDELERNVLCSALNERDIQNLHSLRRDVLRLRRYAAPMVEISEELQRLDFPFIDKNMSPYFRDVQIHVTRQMEDLATLADIASQTIEIGVLLEASRQSVVQRKFAAWAAILAFPTAVAGIYGMNFENMPELTWHYGYFLVLGFIGVGCTALWVSFKRSGWL comes from the coding sequence ATGGGTAGAGTCGTTGCTGCTGCGGTTTACAGCGCCGGTAAGAAAGTCACCAACATTACCCTCGACGAAGGCAGCGCCTGGGCTGCAAAACCAGGACATTTCGTGTGGATCGGACTCGAAGAGCCGAGCACGCTGGAACTGACCAACCTGCAACGCCAATTCAACCTGCATGAGTTGGCGATTGAAGATGCCATGGAGAAACACAGCCGTCCGAAGCTGGAGACATTTGGCGATGCGCTGTTTATCGTCACGTATTCGCCGGTACGCCAGGACGGCAAGCTGCAGTTCATCGAAACCCATATCTTCGCTGGCAAGGGTTACATCATCACCGCCCGCAACGGTCACTCCGCGTCCTACGCCCACGTCCGGCAACGCTGTGAGGCACGTCCTATTCTGCTGGAGCACGGGGAAGATTTCGTCCTCTACGCCATCCTCGATTTCGTCATTGAAAACTACCAGCCGGTGGGCGAAGCCATTCACGCCGAGATCGATGAGCTGGAGCGCAACGTGCTGTGCAGCGCTCTCAACGAGCGAGACATCCAGAACCTGCACAGTTTGCGCCGCGACGTGCTGCGCCTGCGTCGCTACGCGGCGCCGATGGTGGAAATCAGCGAGGAACTGCAGCGGCTGGACTTTCCGTTCATCGACAAGAATATGAGCCCGTATTTCCGTGATGTGCAGATTCACGTCACCCGGCAGATGGAAGACTTGGCGACCCTGGCGGACATTGCCAGCCAGACCATCGAGATTGGGGTGCTGCTCGAAGCGTCACGCCAGAGCGTGGTGCAACGCAAGTTCGCAGCATGGGCGGCGATCCTGGCGTTCCCGACAGCTGTCGCCGGGATCTATGGGATGAACTTCGAGAATATGCCGGAGTTGACCTGGCACTACGGCTATTTCCTGGTGCTGGGGTTTATCGGGGTGGGGTGTACCGCGTTGTGGGTGAGTTTCAAGCGGTCGGGATGGTTGTAG
- a CDS encoding lysophospholipid acyltransferase family protein, with amino-acid sequence MLFVLRMCLMGLHFVLAGVLGVMLGLCRPFNPDNSRLCARLYALPAMWILRLRVKAEVDTLVNKSQGCVIIANHQSNYDLFVFGNVVPRRTVCIGKKSLKWVPLFGQLFWLAGNVLIDRGNAIKARQSMLATTHTLQHENTSIWVFPEGTRNLGEELLPFKKGAFQMAIAAGVPIVPVCVSSYIKHMRLNRWRSGDILIRSLPAIPTAGLSMDDMPRLVAQCREQMRECIETMDRQLQAA; translated from the coding sequence ATGTTGTTTGTACTGCGTATGTGTTTGATGGGCTTGCATTTTGTCTTGGCGGGCGTGCTGGGTGTGATGCTGGGGCTGTGCCGGCCGTTCAACCCCGACAACAGCCGTTTATGCGCCAGGCTGTATGCACTGCCCGCGATGTGGATCCTGCGCCTGCGGGTGAAGGCCGAGGTCGATACGCTGGTGAACAAATCCCAGGGTTGCGTGATCATCGCCAATCATCAGTCCAATTATGATCTGTTCGTGTTCGGCAACGTGGTGCCGCGTCGTACCGTGTGCATTGGCAAGAAGAGCCTGAAGTGGGTGCCGCTGTTTGGGCAGTTGTTCTGGTTGGCGGGCAACGTGTTGATTGACCGCGGCAATGCGATCAAGGCGCGCCAGTCGATGCTGGCCACCACGCATACGCTCCAGCACGAGAACACGTCTATCTGGGTGTTCCCGGAAGGCACGCGCAACTTGGGCGAAGAGCTGCTGCCATTCAAGAAAGGCGCGTTTCAAATGGCGATCGCCGCCGGGGTGCCGATTGTCCCGGTGTGTGTCAGCAGCTACATCAAGCACATGCGCCTCAATCGCTGGCGCAGTGGTGACATTCTCATACGCTCGCTGCCGGCGATTCCCACGGCAGGCCTGAGCATGGATGACATGCCCCGCCTCGTCGCCCAATGCCGGGAACAGATGCGCGAGTGCATCGAGACGATGGATCGGCAGCTGCAAGCCGCATGA
- a CDS encoding crotonase/enoyl-CoA hydratase family protein, translating into MSDLIAYHLDDGIATLTLNNGKVNAISPDVIVAFNAALDQAVADRAVVIITGQPGILSGGYDLKVMTAGPKEAVSLVASGSTLARRLLSHPYPVIVACSGHAVAKGAFLLLSADYRIGVEGPFTIGLNEVQIGMTMHHAGIELARDRLRKSAFHRSVINGEMFNPQSAVDAGFLDKVVSADELQAAALEAARQLKKINMTAHKNTKLKVRKALLETLDSAILLDQEYMG; encoded by the coding sequence ATGAGCGACCTGATTGCCTACCACCTCGACGACGGTATTGCGACCCTGACCTTGAACAACGGCAAGGTCAATGCTATCTCGCCTGACGTGATCGTCGCGTTCAACGCCGCGCTGGACCAGGCGGTGGCCGATCGCGCGGTGGTGATCATCACCGGGCAGCCGGGGATTCTGTCGGGCGGTTACGATTTGAAAGTGATGACCGCCGGGCCCAAGGAGGCGGTGAGCCTGGTCGCGTCCGGTTCGACCCTGGCCCGGCGCCTGTTGTCGCACCCCTATCCCGTCATCGTCGCGTGCTCGGGGCATGCAGTGGCCAAGGGTGCGTTCCTATTGCTGTCGGCGGACTACCGCATCGGTGTGGAGGGCCCGTTCACGATTGGGCTGAATGAGGTGCAAATCGGCATGACCATGCACCATGCCGGCATTGAGCTAGCCCGCGATCGCTTGCGCAAGTCTGCCTTTCACCGCTCGGTCATCAATGGCGAAATGTTTAACCCGCAGAGCGCCGTGGATGCCGGCTTCCTCGATAAGGTGGTCTCGGCTGACGAGTTGCAAGCGGCGGCATTGGAAGCGGCGCGCCAGTTAAAGAAGATCAACATGACGGCTCACAAGAACACCAAGCTCAAGGTTCGCAAGGCGCTGCTGGAGACGTTGGACAGTGCGATTTTGCTGGATCAGGAATACATGGGCTGA
- a CDS encoding Abi family protein: MQIADVPRAERKLRQVGYYRLSGFWYPCREFLRDASGNVMLCTVSKKPLRQDSFASGTQFTASKYYEILKDSHRNRICKRFGLTHTKILKEWLREINTLRNRCAHHSRIWNQVPANPLPTIPNDRYFERLSLDSNATSRLYGLIAIIWYLVKTIGANSNGYSRLQTSSTPSLWCRAVHLHRWVCLMKQDSPGRCLGSDYALCSLMGPIAPFPTHQKPQTPDFL; the protein is encoded by the coding sequence ATGCAAATCGCCGACGTACCCCGAGCCGAACGTAAGCTCAGACAGGTCGGCTACTACCGCTTAAGCGGATTCTGGTACCCGTGCCGTGAATTTCTCCGCGATGCCAGCGGCAACGTGATGCTGTGCACCGTTAGCAAAAAACCATTACGCCAAGATTCGTTTGCCTCGGGCACCCAGTTCACCGCATCGAAATACTACGAGATCTTGAAGGACAGCCACCGGAACAGAATCTGCAAGCGGTTTGGCCTCACCCACACAAAAATCTTGAAAGAATGGCTGCGAGAGATCAACACCCTGCGAAACCGGTGCGCCCACCACAGCCGCATCTGGAACCAGGTTCCAGCCAATCCGCTGCCCACCATTCCGAATGATCGCTACTTCGAAAGACTTTCCCTCGATTCGAATGCAACGAGCCGTCTATACGGATTGATTGCGATCATTTGGTATCTGGTCAAAACCATCGGAGCCAACTCGAATGGATACAGCAGGTTGCAGACGTCATCGACTCCAAGCCTATGGTGCCGGGCTGTCCATTTGCATCGCTGGGTTTGCCTGATGAAACAGGATTCCCCCGGGCGCTGTTTGGGATCTGACTATGCTTTGTGCTCCCTGATGGGTCCCATAGCGCCCTTTCCCACACACCAAAAACCACAAACCCCCGACTTTCTCTAA
- a CDS encoding UV damage endonuclease UvsE, giving the protein MTHPRIGFACQYRHPDRGLSVSALKAIESPFNPRTTTLRWMDGVSPQVARDKLVEVVVHNLDAQLRLIAYVAELPPTLRMLRLSSDLLPFYSHPKVRGFYQDTVIQHQLEERFAAIGDLARSADVRLSFHPGQYCVLGSDKPSVVENSIAEFEYHADMIRMMGYGRRFQDFKCNVHIAGRLGGEGIRGIWPQLSEVARNCITFENEEKTYGVDDCLQLADLAPVVLDIHHCWINENDYIAPDSSRVDRIIESWRGVRPTMHYSQPPERLQELGFDADRKLEMEALLKAVSKRDLYGHSDQMWNDWTNTYALRFLDRFDIMLEAKDKNLAAQAFYENVARPYLAALST; this is encoded by the coding sequence ATGACCCACCCCCGAATCGGCTTCGCCTGCCAATATCGGCACCCAGATCGCGGCCTTTCAGTCAGCGCGTTAAAAGCAATCGAAAGCCCATTCAATCCTCGCACCACGACGTTGCGCTGGATGGATGGCGTCTCTCCCCAGGTCGCCCGCGACAAGCTAGTGGAAGTGGTCGTCCACAATCTCGACGCGCAGTTGCGCCTTATCGCCTACGTTGCCGAGTTGCCGCCTACTCTGCGCATGCTTCGCCTGAGCAGCGACCTGCTGCCGTTCTACAGCCATCCGAAAGTGCGCGGGTTCTATCAGGACACTGTTATTCAACATCAACTTGAAGAGCGTTTCGCCGCGATCGGCGATCTGGCGCGTTCGGCGGATGTCCGATTGTCTTTTCACCCTGGCCAATACTGCGTGTTGGGTTCGGATAAACCATCGGTGGTGGAAAACAGCATCGCCGAGTTTGAATACCACGCCGACATGATTCGGATGATGGGCTACGGACGGCGCTTCCAGGATTTCAAATGCAACGTGCACATCGCCGGGCGCCTGGGAGGCGAGGGGATTCGTGGGATCTGGCCGCAACTGTCGGAAGTGGCACGCAATTGCATCACGTTTGAAAACGAGGAGAAAACTTACGGCGTGGATGATTGCCTGCAACTCGCTGACCTTGCCCCCGTCGTGCTGGACATTCATCACTGTTGGATCAACGAGAACGACTACATCGCGCCGGATTCCTCGCGAGTCGATCGCATCATCGAAAGTTGGCGTGGGGTTCGGCCCACCATGCATTACTCGCAGCCGCCGGAGCGCCTTCAGGAGCTGGGTTTCGATGCGGACCGCAAGCTTGAGATGGAGGCGTTGTTGAAGGCCGTTTCCAAACGTGATTTGTACGGTCACAGTGATCAAATGTGGAACGACTGGACGAACACCTATGCGCTCAGGTTCCTGGACCGTTTCGACATTATGTTGGAGGCGAAAGACAAGAACCTGGCCGCGCAGGCGTTCTATGAAAATGTTGCGCGGCCGTATCTTGCTGCATTGTCGACTTAA
- a CDS encoding nuclear transport factor 2 family protein — MSLAWRVQVLALSLIFSTAHARASENTQNTNTDLVRQAFANWQQGKGSAFDLLAPDAKWTVAGTSPVSAVYASKAELAQAVRPITARLATPIVPTVRSIVAQGDVVAVLWNGTATALDHKPYDNTYLWHMTFKNGQIVEVTAFLDTYALDDLMRRVKPAQ; from the coding sequence ATGAGTTTGGCCTGGCGCGTCCAGGTTCTCGCTTTGTCTTTAATATTTTCAACGGCCCACGCCAGGGCCTCGGAGAACACTCAAAACACCAACACGGATCTGGTCCGCCAGGCATTCGCTAACTGGCAGCAAGGCAAAGGCTCGGCGTTCGATCTGCTGGCGCCCGATGCCAAATGGACCGTGGCCGGCACGAGCCCCGTTTCTGCTGTCTACGCCAGCAAGGCTGAGTTGGCCCAAGCCGTGCGGCCAATTACTGCGAGGCTGGCAACGCCAATTGTCCCTACGGTGCGCAGTATCGTTGCCCAGGGCGATGTCGTGGCGGTTCTTTGGAATGGAACGGCCACGGCGCTGGATCACAAACCCTACGACAACACCTATCTGTGGCACATGACGTTCAAGAATGGCCAGATCGTTGAAGTGACGGCTTTTCTGGATACCTACGCCTTGGACGACCTCATGCGACGGGTGAAACCCGCGCAGTGA